A genomic window from Sphingobacterium sp. BN32 includes:
- a CDS encoding DUF6695 family protein, which translates to MMHTYQDIAIPIAWPDQTARGDELWFKILKGLGIVKNLNFRIGHAAILLIEKQSGQIKYFDFGRYICPRGYGRARSAAFDPRLKVETVAQFSNTKQLINLAEILSELSIMEEATHGGGRLLCSVSQDISFQKAAAYAEALVNKGPVLYGALAANNNSCSRYVAQILVEGMMKDDKRISKILYPESLKASPTSNVVNANTEGTLYCYANQQVEQWKMSRKESLKFQIKQLSDNFSNKRSKDLPGDTKLGLLDEPMRPMHIPSHATWLGGMGEGCWYALSAEADQYEITKYNYKGAVDYIVAVDPIGKFDHSANFEFTYDIHYRQHVIKQINQNISFLTKEMHNKQIKQSI; encoded by the coding sequence ATGATGCATACCTATCAAGATATCGCTATTCCCATCGCTTGGCCAGATCAGACGGCTCGAGGCGATGAGTTGTGGTTTAAAATATTGAAGGGTTTAGGTATTGTGAAAAACTTGAACTTCAGAATTGGTCATGCTGCAATCTTATTGATCGAAAAACAGTCTGGACAGATTAAGTATTTTGATTTTGGTCGTTATATCTGTCCTCGTGGTTATGGTCGCGCGCGCTCTGCAGCATTCGATCCAAGACTAAAAGTAGAGACAGTTGCTCAATTTTCGAATACTAAGCAACTGATCAACTTGGCGGAAATTCTTTCGGAACTTTCGATTATGGAAGAAGCAACGCATGGTGGAGGGAGGTTGCTGTGCTCCGTTTCGCAAGACATTAGCTTTCAGAAAGCCGCTGCCTATGCAGAAGCATTAGTTAATAAAGGTCCTGTGCTTTACGGCGCATTAGCCGCCAATAATAACAGTTGCTCACGTTATGTAGCGCAGATTCTTGTAGAGGGCATGATGAAAGATGATAAACGAATTTCCAAAATATTATATCCGGAGTCACTTAAAGCGAGCCCTACCAGCAATGTGGTCAATGCCAACACGGAAGGCACGCTGTATTGTTATGCGAATCAACAAGTAGAGCAGTGGAAAATGAGCCGTAAGGAATCGTTGAAGTTCCAGATCAAGCAGTTATCAGATAATTTTTCGAACAAGAGGTCGAAGGACCTTCCAGGAGATACAAAACTGGGCTTATTGGACGAGCCTATGCGTCCTATGCATATCCCATCTCATGCTACTTGGTTGGGTGGAATGGGAGAGGGCTGTTGGTATGCACTATCGGCCGAGGCTGATCAGTACGAAATTACAAAGTATAATTACAAAGGTGCTGTGGATTATATAGTTGCTGTGGATCCCATTGGGAAATTCGACCATTCAGCAAACTTTGAATTCACCTATGATATACATTATAGGCAACATGTCATTAAACAAATTAACCAGAACATTTCGTTTCTGACGAAGGAAATGCACAATAAACAAATTAAACAATCAATTTAA
- the panD gene encoding aspartate 1-decarboxylase → MEVILLKAKIHTVKVTEANVTYNGSITIDADLLDAAGILKYEQVYINNAVNGSRIMTYVLPGKRGSGEVCMNGGAALHAKVGDTVHILSFINLSPEEAESYQPTLVFTEGNNQIKSVEKYEY, encoded by the coding sequence ATGGAAGTTATCCTATTAAAAGCAAAGATTCATACAGTTAAAGTAACAGAAGCAAATGTTACATACAATGGTTCTATCACCATTGACGCTGATTTATTAGATGCCGCCGGCATCTTAAAATACGAGCAAGTTTATATTAATAATGCCGTTAATGGAAGTCGAATCATGACGTATGTTTTACCTGGCAAGCGCGGTTCGGGTGAGGTTTGTATGAATGGCGGAGCCGCCCTACATGCTAAAGTAGGAGATACCGTGCATATCCTTTCATTTATCAATTTAAGTCCCGAAGAAGCAGAATCATATCAGCCAACTTTAGTCTTCACCGAGGGAAATAACCAGATTAAATCGGTTGAGAAATACGAGTATTAG